The sequence AAGACCGTAGCTTGGGCCTTCCAGGTAGACAGATCGGTTCACGGTGCTTCTCACGATAGTTGCCCCGTCCAACCCGCCAGTCACCTTCCATCCAGCTCACCCTCCAACCCGCCAGACACCGTCCAACCCGCAACCCGCTCACCCGTCTCCCCACTCACCCACGCCCAACCCGCCAGTCCCCGTGTAACCCCCAACCCACCCCCACTCCACGAGAAAGGCCCCACACCCCCGCCATGATCCTCACCGGCCTCATCCTCGGCGCCGCCCTCGGCTTCGTCATGCAGCGCGGCCGCTTCTGCGTCACCGGCATGATCCGGGACATCTTCACCCTGCGCTCCTGGCGCGGCTTCACGGCCCTGCTCATCGTCATTGCCGTCCACGCTCTCGGCCTCGCGCTGCTCACCTCCACGGGTGTCATCGCCCCCTCCGTCAAGCCCTTCGCCCCTATCGGCGTGGTCCTCGGCAGCTTCGTCTTCGGCCTGGGCATCGTCCTGGCGGGCGGCTGCGCCTCCGGGACGTGGTACCGCTCCGCCGAGGGCTTGGTCGGTAGCTGGATCGCCCTGCTCATGTACGGCCTGTCCGCCGCCGCGATGAAGTACGGCGCCCTATCCTGGCTGCAGAAAGACCTGACCAGTTACCGCTGGAACGTCACGACCCTCCCGGCCCTGCTGAACGTCTCCGCCTGGGTCTTCGCCGTCCCGCTCGCCCTCGGCGCCACCGCCGCGGCGATCCACTACCTGCGCGACGAAGCCTCCCGGCCCGCAGTCGCCCAGTTCACGCCACGCAAATCCGGCATCGCCCACCTGCTTACGGAACGCCCCTGGCACTTTTACCCCACGGCCGTCATCATCGGCGTGCTGGGAACTCTCGCGTGGCCGCTGTCGGCGGCGTCCGGAAGAAACGCGGGCCTGGGAATCACCACACCCAGCGCGGATCTGACCACCTTCCTCACCACCGGCAACACCGCCCGAATCAACTGGGGCGTGATGCTCGTGCTCGGGCTGCTGATCGGGGCGTTTGCCGCGGCGAAGGCCTCCGGCGAGTTCCGGGTGCGCGTGCCCTCGGGTACGCAGGCGGTGCGCAGCGTCGTGGGCGGGGTGTTCATGGGCGTGGGTGCCTCCCTGGCCGGCGGCTGCACGGTGGGCAACGGCATGGTGGAGACCGCCCTGTTCAGCTTCCAGGGGTGGGTGGCCCTCGCCGCCATCGCCGCGGGGGTATGGGTGGCCGCCAAGCTGTGGCTGAAGCCGCAGGGTGCGCAAGGGTCGCTTGTGGCGTCCCCCGGCCCTTCTTCCCTTTCGGACGCCACCCCCACCCAGCGCACCACCGAGGATCTCCTCGGCGGGATTCAGGTGGCACCGGCTGGACTGCTGGGAGGCTCCGGCGGCGTAGGATTGCTGAGTGACAAGCGAGCCCCCGCCGCGCACACCGCGCAGACCCCGCGCGCCCTCGGAAGCACCCCGGAGGGCCGGCGCCAGTTCACGCTGGACACGCTCGGCGCGGTGTGCCCCTTCCCCCTCATCGAAGCGAAAACCGCGATGCAGCAGCTCCGCGACGGCGACGAGCTGGTCATCAACTTCGACTGCACGCAGGCCACGGACGCCATTCCCCGCTGGGCCGCCGAAGACGGCCACGCCGTGCGCAACTTCGAGGCCACCGGGAATGCCGCCGGGTGGACGATCACGCTGGAGAAGGCCGGGGCCGCCCAGTAGGGGGCGCCGACTAGGAGGCGCAGCGGCCACGCTGTAAAGGCCCAGCGGCTGCCCGCCGCATTTCCCCACACCGGCCGCGGCCCGCCCGGTAAGCTGAAGCCTGCTGTTGTGCTCTGTCAAGGATGCGGCAAATTTCCCGCAGGGCGGACGAGACTCATTGCCTCCGTGGCGGAAGGATTATTTACGCACATGACGGGGAAACGTTCCACCCTTCCCATGCTGTTCAGCGTCTCGCGGCCGCTATCGTGGGTTAACACGGCGTATCCATTTGGTGTGGCTTACGCCTTGGTCACGCGGGAAGTGAGCTGGACCCTCATCCTGGGCACTCTCTTCTTCCTCATCCCCTATAACCTGGCGATGTATGGCATCAACGATGTCTTCGACTATGAATCGGACTTAGTGAACCCCCGAAAAGGGGGAGTGGAGGGTGCGGTCGCGCCTCCGGATAATCACCGGACAATCCTTATCGCCTCCGCCGTAGCCACCATTCCCTTCCTCGTCTACTTAGTGGCGGTTGGGAATCTCAGCGCGAACCTGGTTCTGGCGTTCAGCGTGTTCGCGGTCATCGCGTATTCCGCCAAGGGCCTGAGGTTCAAGGAAATCCCCTTTGTGGATTCCGCGACGTCCGCCGTTCACTTCGTGTCCCCGATGGTCTACGCGTTGGTGCTCGCGGATGTGCACTGGTCTGCGCAGCTCGTGGCTGTGTGCGCTGCCTTCTTCTGCTGGTCCATGGCCTCCCAGGCCTTCGGGGCTGTGCAGGATGTGGTGGCGGATCGGGCAGGTGGGCTGCGCTCCATCGCCACCCAAACGAGTGCCGCCTTCACCACGAAATTCTCCGTGGTGATGTATGTACTCAGCGCTGTTTTGCTGTTGCTGTCCCTGCCCTCTGCCCGGATTGTCGCCATTCTCCTGGTGCCCTATATCGCCAACATAGCGCCCTATTGGAATGTGGCGGAGCGAAATGCCGAATCCGCCAACCGAGCATGGCGTCGTTTCTTGTGGCTCAATTACGTCACCGGTGCCCTCATTTCCATGTACATCATCGCCCTGCAGGTCTTTTAGGGGCGAGGCGGAATAGATCCCACTATGTCGCAATCCCAGCCGCACATCTGCGTAGT comes from Corynebacterium heidelbergense and encodes:
- a CDS encoding YeeE/YedE thiosulfate transporter family protein, whose product is MILTGLILGAALGFVMQRGRFCVTGMIRDIFTLRSWRGFTALLIVIAVHALGLALLTSTGVIAPSVKPFAPIGVVLGSFVFGLGIVLAGGCASGTWYRSAEGLVGSWIALLMYGLSAAAMKYGALSWLQKDLTSYRWNVTTLPALLNVSAWVFAVPLALGATAAAIHYLRDEASRPAVAQFTPRKSGIAHLLTERPWHFYPTAVIIGVLGTLAWPLSAASGRNAGLGITTPSADLTTFLTTGNTARINWGVMLVLGLLIGAFAAAKASGEFRVRVPSGTQAVRSVVGGVFMGVGASLAGGCTVGNGMVETALFSFQGWVALAAIAAGVWVAAKLWLKPQGAQGSLVASPGPSSLSDATPTQRTTEDLLGGIQVAPAGLLGGSGGVGLLSDKRAPAAHTAQTPRALGSTPEGRRQFTLDTLGAVCPFPLIEAKTAMQQLRDGDELVINFDCTQATDAIPRWAAEDGHAVRNFEATGNAAGWTITLEKAGAAQ
- a CDS encoding prenyltransferase; translation: MTGKRSTLPMLFSVSRPLSWVNTAYPFGVAYALVTREVSWTLILGTLFFLIPYNLAMYGINDVFDYESDLVNPRKGGVEGAVAPPDNHRTILIASAVATIPFLVYLVAVGNLSANLVLAFSVFAVIAYSAKGLRFKEIPFVDSATSAVHFVSPMVYALVLADVHWSAQLVAVCAAFFCWSMASQAFGAVQDVVADRAGGLRSIATQTSAAFTTKFSVVMYVLSAVLLLLSLPSARIVAILLVPYIANIAPYWNVAERNAESANRAWRRFLWLNYVTGALISMYIIALQVF